Proteins co-encoded in one Bacillus paramycoides genomic window:
- a CDS encoding DAK2 domain-containing protein yields MSIQKIDGKRLSQMIIQGANNLTNNVQLVDALNVFPVPDGDTGTNMNLSMTSGAREVKANPSQHAGKVGVSLAKGLLMGARGNSGVILSQLFRGFSKSIEQKEKLTTVDFAEALEAGVEAAYKAVMKPIEGTILTVARETGKYAVTVAKKQRDFVLFMEDVVKEANASLNRTPDLLPVLKQVGVVDSGGKGLVVVYEGFLADLKGETISSDAPTQPSMNEMVRAEHHRSVQSQLSTEDIKYGYCTEFMVKLEAEKVKEHNFSEQKFREDISVYGDSLLVVSDDEIVKVHIHAEHPGDAMNYGQRYGSLIKIKVENMREQHTALLDEPAMMPEPISQSKEKQPYGIVTVAMGSGIKTLFESIGATKVIEGGQTMNPSTEDIVKAIEEANAEKIIILPNNGNIVMAAEQAASVVDQEVIVVRSKTVPQGMAAMLAFNPVGTLEENEENMKEALSHVKTGQITYAVRDTEIDGVAIQKDDFMCIADGKIVSTNTEKVGAAKQLLEALIDEDSEIVTILQGEDATDEEVAELVEFVEENFEDAEVEVHAGNQPVYSFIFSVE; encoded by the coding sequence GTGTCAATTCAAAAAATTGATGGAAAACGTTTATCACAAATGATCATTCAAGGAGCGAATAATTTAACAAATAATGTTCAGCTTGTTGATGCATTAAACGTATTTCCAGTTCCAGATGGCGATACCGGTACAAACATGAACTTATCTATGACTTCAGGCGCACGTGAAGTGAAAGCAAATCCTTCACAACATGCTGGTAAAGTCGGCGTAAGTTTAGCCAAAGGATTATTAATGGGAGCTCGTGGTAACTCTGGAGTTATTTTATCTCAGTTATTCCGTGGTTTCTCAAAATCCATTGAGCAAAAAGAAAAATTAACAACAGTTGATTTTGCTGAAGCTTTAGAAGCTGGAGTAGAAGCGGCTTACAAAGCGGTTATGAAACCGATTGAAGGAACGATTTTAACGGTTGCTAGAGAAACGGGTAAATATGCAGTAACAGTTGCGAAAAAACAGCGCGACTTTGTTTTGTTTATGGAAGACGTTGTGAAAGAAGCAAATGCATCGTTAAATCGTACGCCGGATTTATTACCTGTATTAAAACAAGTTGGCGTTGTAGATAGCGGTGGTAAAGGTCTTGTTGTTGTATACGAAGGATTTTTAGCTGACTTAAAAGGAGAAACAATTTCTTCTGATGCGCCGACGCAACCATCTATGAATGAAATGGTACGCGCAGAACATCACCGTAGTGTACAAAGCCAATTGAGTACAGAAGATATTAAGTATGGATACTGTACGGAGTTCATGGTGAAATTAGAAGCTGAAAAAGTGAAAGAACATAATTTCTCTGAACAAAAATTCCGTGAAGATATTAGTGTGTATGGTGATTCTTTACTAGTTGTATCTGATGATGAGATTGTAAAAGTTCATATTCATGCAGAGCATCCTGGAGACGCTATGAACTATGGACAACGTTACGGTAGTTTAATCAAGATTAAAGTAGAGAATATGCGTGAACAGCATACTGCTTTATTAGATGAGCCTGCTATGATGCCTGAGCCAATTAGCCAGTCTAAAGAGAAGCAACCGTACGGTATCGTAACTGTAGCTATGGGATCTGGTATTAAAACTTTATTTGAGAGCATTGGCGCAACGAAAGTGATCGAAGGTGGCCAAACAATGAATCCAAGTACGGAGGATATTGTGAAGGCGATTGAAGAAGCGAACGCTGAAAAAATCATTATTTTACCGAATAACGGGAATATTGTGATGGCAGCAGAACAAGCAGCGTCAGTTGTCGATCAAGAAGTAATTGTAGTTCGTTCAAAAACAGTTCCTCAAGGTATGGCTGCAATGTTAGCATTTAACCCAGTTGGAACGTTAGAAGAAAATGAAGAAAACATGAAAGAAGCTTTATCTCATGTGAAAACTGGTCAAATTACGTATGCTGTACGTGATACGGAAATTGATGGTGTAGCAATTCAAAAAGATGACTTCATGTGTATTGCAGATGGAAAAATCGTATCAACAAATACTGAAAAAGTAGGAGCTGCAAAGCAATTACTAGAAGCGCTTATTGATGAAGATTCTGAAATCGTAACGATTCTACAAGGTGAAGATGCAACTGATGAAGAAGTAGCTGAGTTAGTTGAATTTGTAGAAGAGAACTTTGAAGATGCAGAAGTAGAAGTACATGCTGGAAACCAACCAGTGTATTCTTTCATCTTCTCTGTAGAATAA